From Dendropsophus ebraccatus isolate aDenEbr1 chromosome 2, aDenEbr1.pat, whole genome shotgun sequence, a single genomic window includes:
- the C2H6orf62 gene encoding uncharacterized protein C6orf62 homolog produces MGDPNSRRKQALNRLRSQLRKKKESLADQFDFKMYIAFVFKDKKKKSALFEVADVIPVMTNNYEENILKGVRDSSYSLESSLELLQKDIVQLHAPRYQSMRRDVIGCTQEMDFILWPRNDIEKIVCLLFSRWKGSEEPYRPVLAKFEFHHGDYEKHLLHVLSRNDKTGIVLNNPNQSVFLFIDRQHLQTPKSKATILKLCSICLYLPQEQLTHWAVGTIEDHLRPYMPE; encoded by the exons ATGGGGGACCCCAACTCTCGGAGGAAGCAGGCTCTGAACAGACTGCGCTCTCAGCTAAGGAAGAAGAAAGAGTCTCTAGCTGACCAGTTTGACTTCAAGATGTACATCGCTTTTGTGTTCAAAGATAAG AAAAAGAAGTCTGCTCTCTTTGAAGTGGCTGATGTTATACCTGTTATGACGAACAATTATGAAGAAAATATTCTGAAGGGTGTGCGGGATTCCAGCTATTCCTTGGAGAGTTCCCTTGAGCTTCTGCAAAAGGATATAGTACAGCTTCATGCACCTCGCTACCAGTCAATGCGCAGG GATGTCATTGGGTGTACTCAAGAGATGGACTTTATTCTTTGGCCTCGGAATGATATAGAGAAGATTGTTTGTCTTCTTTTCTCACGATGGAAGGGATCAGAGGAGCCCTACAGGCCTGTTTTG GCCAAGTTTGAATTTCATCATGGTGATTATGAAAAACATCTTCTGCATGTACTTAGCCGGAATGACAAGACTGGAATTGTTCTTAACAATCCTAACCAGTCAGTGTTCCTCTTTATAGATAGACAGCACTTGCAG ACTCCTAAAAGCAAAGCCACAATCCTCAAGTTATGCAGCATCTGCCTCTACCTACCACAGGAACAGCTCACCCATTGGGCGGTTGGCACCATTGAGGATCACCTTCGCCCATACATGCCCGAGTAA